One stretch of Bordetella avium DNA includes these proteins:
- the ppk1 gene encoding polyphosphate kinase 1, translating into MSIRSFDEPLLLNRELSLLKFNERVLAMAENPDTPLLERLRYVCIVSSNLDEFFEIRISSLKEQQRQSPKVVGPDGRTPDQAFEEVQVAVHRLVARQYDLLNDQILPRLQKEGIVLHHASEWNEEQLAWAHELFNRDVMPLLTPIGLDPAHPFPRVYNKSLNFIVALSGADAFGRQASIAVVQAPRALPRLIKMPSELSGHPEGYVLLTSLLRAFVGELFPGLEMLGCYQWRVTRNSDLFVDEEEVTNLRHALQGELSQRNFGAAVRLEIDKLTPPELESFLQREFSLTPADTYRVNGPVNLSRLMQLCNVATRPELLFPGYLAPVPAPLDRIEDKPAELFAAVAERDRLLHHPYQSFQPVIDFLTAAALDPDVMAIKQTIYRTGEDSELMKILLAAARAGKEVTVVVELMARFDEQTNINWAARLEEVGAHVVYGVVAHKTHAKMALVLRREKGRLRRYAHLGTGNYHPRTARLYTDFGLLTADPRLCEDMDKVFGQLTGLGARRELKALLQSPFTLHQGMIDLIRAEARAAKAGRRARIMAKMNSLLEEEVIAELYKASQAGVKIDLIVRGVCALRAGVPGLSQNIRVRSIVGRFLEHSRVFYFYADGQETTYLSSADWMDRNFFRRVEVAFPIYDKSLKKRVIDEAFTFALRDNQLSWQQRADGDYTRVQSRRPPFNVHQYLMEKLGG; encoded by the coding sequence ATGTCCATCCGTTCGTTTGACGAACCTTTGCTGCTGAACCGCGAACTGTCCTTGCTCAAATTCAACGAGCGCGTACTGGCGATGGCCGAAAACCCCGATACGCCTCTGTTAGAGCGCCTGCGCTACGTCTGTATCGTGAGTTCCAATCTGGACGAGTTTTTTGAAATTCGCATATCCAGTCTGAAAGAGCAGCAGCGCCAGAGCCCCAAGGTTGTCGGGCCGGATGGCCGCACGCCCGATCAGGCTTTTGAGGAGGTTCAGGTCGCCGTGCACCGCCTGGTAGCGCGGCAATATGATCTGCTCAATGATCAGATTCTGCCGCGTCTGCAAAAAGAGGGCATTGTCTTGCACCATGCCTCTGAATGGAATGAAGAGCAACTTGCCTGGGCGCATGAGCTCTTTAACCGCGATGTCATGCCCCTGCTCACGCCCATCGGGCTGGACCCGGCTCATCCCTTTCCGCGCGTCTATAACAAAAGCCTGAACTTCATTGTGGCGTTGTCGGGCGCGGATGCCTTTGGGCGTCAGGCATCCATCGCCGTGGTGCAGGCGCCGCGCGCGCTGCCGCGTCTTATCAAAATGCCTTCCGAGTTGTCTGGCCATCCGGAAGGCTATGTACTGCTGACCTCCTTGTTGCGCGCTTTTGTCGGCGAGCTCTTCCCTGGCTTGGAAATGCTGGGTTGCTATCAGTGGCGCGTGACACGTAACAGCGACCTGTTTGTTGATGAAGAAGAAGTCACCAACCTGCGTCATGCCTTGCAGGGCGAATTGTCGCAACGCAATTTCGGCGCAGCCGTGCGCCTGGAAATCGACAAGCTGACGCCGCCGGAACTCGAGAGCTTTTTGCAGCGCGAGTTTTCGCTTACGCCAGCCGATACCTATCGCGTCAATGGGCCAGTCAATCTGTCGCGACTCATGCAGCTTTGCAATGTGGCGACCCGGCCCGAGTTGCTGTTTCCCGGCTATCTGGCGCCGGTTCCCGCTCCGCTGGACCGCATCGAAGACAAGCCTGCCGAGTTGTTCGCCGCCGTCGCCGAGCGCGACCGTCTGCTGCATCATCCTTACCAGTCCTTCCAGCCGGTGATCGATTTTCTGACCGCCGCCGCGCTGGACCCTGATGTGATGGCCATCAAGCAGACCATCTATCGGACGGGCGAAGATTCCGAACTGATGAAAATCCTGCTGGCCGCCGCGCGCGCTGGCAAGGAAGTCACTGTGGTTGTGGAGCTGATGGCCCGCTTTGACGAGCAGACCAATATCAATTGGGCCGCCCGTCTGGAAGAAGTGGGTGCGCATGTCGTATACGGCGTCGTGGCGCATAAAACCCACGCCAAGATGGCGCTGGTGCTGCGCCGCGAAAAGGGCCGTCTGCGCCGTTATGCCCATTTGGGCACCGGCAATTACCATCCGCGCACCGCTCGTCTCTATACCGATTTTGGCCTGTTGACGGCCGACCCGCGTCTTTGTGAGGATATGGACAAGGTGTTCGGTCAACTGACCGGCTTGGGCGCGCGGCGCGAACTCAAAGCGCTGCTGCAATCGCCGTTCACCCTGCATCAAGGCATGATTGATCTGATCCGCGCCGAGGCCCGCGCCGCCAAGGCGGGCCGCCGTGCGCGCATCATGGCGAAAATGAATTCCCTGCTCGAAGAAGAGGTGATTGCCGAGCTTTATAAAGCCAGCCAGGCAGGGGTCAAGATCGACCTGATCGTGCGAGGTGTTTGCGCCTTGCGCGCGGGCGTGCCAGGCCTGTCGCAGAACATACGCGTGCGCTCCATCGTGGGCCGTTTTCTGGAGCATTCGCGGGTGTTTTACTTTTACGCCGATGGCCAAGAAACCACCTATCTTTCCTCGGCCGACTGGATGGACCGGAATTTCTTCCGCCGCGTCGAGGTGGCTTTTCCGATCTACGACAAAAGCCTCAAGAAACGCGTCATCGACGAGGCCTTCACCTTTGCGCTGCGCGACAACCAGCTGTCCTGGCAGCAGCGCGCCGACGGCGATTACACCCGAGTGCAAAGCCGCCGCCCGCCTTTTAACGTGCATCAGTATTTAATGGAGAAACTGGGGGGCTAG
- the ppx gene encoding exopolyphosphatase yields the protein MDHLLAAVDLGSNSFRLSIGRVVQEDGVAQIYQIDRLKETVRLAAGLGQDKILANDAIDRAVSVLERFGERLRSFHPNRVRAVATNTFRVARNTADFLPRAEAALGFPIEVIAGREEARLIFTGVAHSLPPSANKRLVIDIGGGSTEVIIGKGFEPGLMSSLYMGCVSYSRQFFPDGRVDGNAMKQAEIAARREIEVISRQYRKTGWKEAYGSSGTAKALFAILTECGFAPAITAAGMAKLKDRIIRSGKVVPAELPGIKLERADVLPGGLAIMSALFDELGIETMHTGDGALRLGVLHDLIGRDDEHDKRDESVRQFMKRYHIDVNQARRVRQTALALFDELMPAGPERAELRNAIGWVADLHEVGLSIAHNAYHKHSAYVLENADMPGFSQADQRLMAMLALAHQGKLAKAEPLVRSRGQWIAILCLRMAVLLMRRREDTPLPFTLHVQGTDIQVDIAREWLDSHPLTDFTLRGEVSEWGKVGFSFALREH from the coding sequence ATGGATCATCTTCTGGCTGCCGTGGACCTGGGGTCCAATAGTTTCCGCCTCTCTATCGGCCGCGTCGTCCAAGAAGACGGCGTGGCGCAGATATATCAAATCGACCGCCTGAAAGAAACTGTGCGCCTGGCCGCCGGACTCGGCCAGGACAAAATATTGGCCAACGACGCCATCGACCGCGCTGTCAGCGTGCTGGAGCGATTTGGCGAGCGCCTGCGCAGCTTTCATCCCAACCGGGTGCGTGCGGTCGCCACCAACACCTTCCGGGTCGCGCGCAATACCGCTGATTTTCTGCCCCGCGCCGAAGCCGCCCTGGGTTTTCCCATTGAAGTGATCGCCGGCCGCGAAGAGGCCCGCCTGATTTTCACCGGCGTGGCGCACAGCCTGCCCCCCTCGGCCAATAAGCGGCTGGTGATCGATATCGGCGGCGGGTCTACCGAAGTCATCATCGGCAAAGGTTTCGAGCCTGGCCTGATGTCCTCCCTCTATATGGGCTGCGTCAGCTACAGCCGTCAGTTTTTCCCTGACGGCCGCGTCGATGGCAACGCCATGAAACAGGCCGAAATCGCGGCCCGCCGCGAAATCGAGGTAATTTCGCGCCAATACCGCAAGACCGGCTGGAAAGAGGCCTACGGCTCCTCCGGCACCGCGAAGGCGCTGTTCGCCATCCTGACGGAGTGCGGTTTCGCACCGGCCATTACTGCCGCAGGCATGGCCAAACTCAAAGATCGCATCATCCGCAGCGGCAAAGTCGTGCCGGCAGAACTGCCCGGCATCAAACTGGAGCGCGCCGACGTGTTGCCTGGCGGGCTGGCGATCATGAGCGCCCTCTTCGATGAGCTGGGCATCGAGACCATGCATACCGGCGATGGCGCCTTACGCCTGGGTGTATTGCACGACCTGATCGGCCGTGACGACGAGCACGACAAGCGCGACGAGTCGGTGCGGCAATTCATGAAGCGTTATCACATCGACGTCAACCAGGCGCGCCGCGTGCGCCAGACGGCCCTGGCGCTCTTTGATGAACTGATGCCCGCCGGCCCGGAACGGGCTGAACTGCGCAACGCCATCGGCTGGGTCGCGGATTTGCACGAGGTCGGCCTGTCGATCGCCCACAACGCTTATCACAAGCACAGCGCCTACGTGCTAGAAAACGCCGATATGCCAGGCTTCTCTCAGGCGGACCAACGTCTGATGGCGATGCTGGCGCTGGCGCACCAGGGCAAGCTCGCCAAAGCCGAACCCCTTGTGCGCAGCCGTGGACAATGGATCGCCATCCTCTGCCTGCGCATGGCGGTGCTGCTCATGCGCAGGCGTGAAGACACGCCCCTGCCTTTTACGCTGCACGTCCAAGGTACGGATATTCAGGTGGATATCGCCCGCGAGTGGCTGGACAGCCATCCGCTCACCGACTTCACCCTAAGAGGCGAAGTCTCCGAATGGGGCAAGGTGGGTTTCTCTTTCGCGCTGCGTGAACACTGA
- a CDS encoding GNAT family N-acetyltransferase has product MLELARMDKVTDGTGSWAGGSQRTLAVGLARTPEEVEQILRLRYQVFTQDMGAVFPDARDGIEQDRFDRWCEHLMVTELDTGRVVGTYRILTPEKAREAGGYYSESEFDLSGLGPLRNEVVELGRSCTDSEYRSGTVIMLLWSGLAEYLRRGGYRYALGCASVSLRDDGVTAAEVWRIVSKSLPADGEPRVKPLHRYPVERLGSDLPARVPPLIKGYLKLGARICGEPAWDPDFNAADFPVLMDMEMMDERYKRHFGLIEDAPALRPTGTR; this is encoded by the coding sequence ATGCTTGAGCTAGCCCGCATGGACAAAGTGACCGACGGCACCGGCAGTTGGGCCGGCGGCAGCCAGCGCACCTTGGCGGTGGGGTTGGCTCGCACGCCCGAGGAGGTCGAGCAGATTCTGCGTCTGCGCTACCAGGTTTTTACGCAGGATATGGGGGCGGTGTTCCCGGATGCGCGCGACGGTATCGAGCAAGACCGTTTTGATCGCTGGTGCGAGCACCTCATGGTGACGGAATTGGATACCGGCCGGGTCGTGGGGACTTACCGTATCCTGACTCCCGAAAAAGCCCGAGAAGCGGGAGGCTATTATTCCGAGTCGGAGTTTGACCTGTCCGGCCTGGGGCCGCTGCGCAACGAGGTGGTCGAGCTAGGCCGTTCTTGCACGGATTCCGAGTACCGCAGCGGCACCGTCATCATGCTGCTTTGGTCCGGTCTGGCCGAATACCTGCGTCGTGGCGGCTATCGTTATGCCTTGGGCTGCGCCAGCGTCAGCCTGCGCGATGACGGCGTAACGGCCGCTGAAGTCTGGCGTATTGTTTCCAAGAGCCTGCCCGCCGATGGCGAACCGCGAGTCAAGCCCTTGCATCGCTATCCGGTGGAGCGTTTAGGCAGTGATCTGCCAGCCCGCGTGCCGCCGCTGATCAAGGGCTATCTCAAATTGGGCGCCCGCATCTGCGGCGAGCCGGCCTGGGACCCGGATTTCAATGCCGCCGACTTCCCGGTCCTGATGGACATGGAAATGATGGACGAGCGCTACAAACGTCATTTTGGTTTGATCGAAGACGCGCCTGCGCTGCGTCCCACCGGCACGCGCTGA
- the glmM gene encoding phosphoglucosamine mutase, producing the protein MSQRKYFGTDGVRGEVGGPVINAAFALRLGYAAGRVLVRRNASRQGGRPQVLIGKDTRISGYMLESALEAGLSAAGIDVVLAGPIPTPGVAYLTRALRLVAGIVISASHNPYQDNGIKFFSAEGTKLPDEVEAEIEAALEQELGCVKSEDLGRARRMSDSQGRYIEFCKSTVPHSLDLHGMKLVVDAANGAAYHIAPHVFRELGAEVYAIGVSPDGFNINKGVGALHPESLAEEVKARGAHYGIALDGDADRLQMVDASGRIYNGDELLYAIVRDRMRQGKVEGVVGTLMTNYGFELAMGRLGVAFERANVGDRYVLEQLLARGWQFGGESSGHLLCLDCHTTGDGTIAALQVLAALHANKASLSDWIADLRLYPQVMINVPLQPGQDWKTHAGLAAARAGVEAELAGRGRVLIRASGTEPKLRLMVEAEDLALAQASAQKLADSLG; encoded by the coding sequence ATGAGTCAACGCAAGTATTTCGGCACCGACGGGGTGCGTGGCGAAGTCGGCGGTCCGGTGATCAACGCGGCCTTCGCGCTGCGCTTGGGTTATGCGGCAGGCCGGGTGCTGGTGCGCCGCAACGCCAGCCGCCAGGGTGGCCGCCCGCAGGTTCTGATCGGCAAGGACACGCGTATCTCCGGCTACATGCTGGAGTCCGCGCTGGAGGCCGGCTTGTCGGCTGCGGGCATCGACGTTGTGCTGGCCGGGCCCATCCCGACGCCGGGCGTCGCCTATCTCACGCGCGCCTTGCGTCTGGTGGCCGGCATTGTTATCAGTGCATCGCACAACCCCTACCAGGACAACGGCATCAAGTTTTTTTCGGCGGAAGGCACCAAGCTGCCTGACGAGGTCGAGGCCGAGATCGAAGCCGCGCTCGAACAGGAGTTGGGCTGCGTCAAGTCGGAGGACCTCGGGCGCGCGCGGCGCATGTCGGATTCGCAAGGCCGCTATATCGAGTTCTGCAAGAGCACGGTGCCGCACTCTCTGGACCTGCATGGTATGAAGCTGGTGGTCGATGCCGCCAATGGCGCGGCCTATCACATCGCGCCCCACGTTTTCCGTGAGTTGGGGGCCGAGGTTTATGCCATTGGTGTGTCGCCTGACGGCTTTAACATCAACAAGGGGGTAGGCGCCCTGCATCCTGAGTCCTTAGCCGAAGAGGTGAAGGCGCGCGGCGCGCACTACGGTATCGCGCTAGATGGCGACGCCGACCGTTTGCAGATGGTGGACGCGAGCGGCCGCATCTATAACGGCGATGAGTTGCTCTACGCCATCGTGCGCGATCGTATGCGTCAGGGCAAGGTGGAAGGCGTCGTGGGCACGCTGATGACCAACTACGGTTTCGAGCTGGCCATGGGCCGCCTGGGCGTCGCGTTTGAGCGCGCCAATGTGGGCGATCGTTATGTGTTGGAGCAATTGCTGGCGCGCGGTTGGCAGTTCGGCGGCGAGAGTTCGGGGCATTTGCTTTGCCTCGATTGCCACACTACGGGCGACGGCACCATCGCCGCTCTCCAGGTTCTGGCGGCATTGCATGCTAATAAAGCCTCATTGTCCGACTGGATTGCCGATCTGCGCCTTTATCCCCAGGTCATGATTAATGTGCCTTTGCAGCCGGGCCAGGATTGGAAGACCCATGCCGGATTGGCGGCCGCGCGCGCAGGGGTCGAAGCCGAGCTGGCGGGCCGAGGCCGTGTGCTGATTCGCGCTTCGGGGACTGAGCCCAAACTGCGGCTGATGGTTGAAGCTGAGGATTTGGCATTGGCTCAGGCGAGTGCACAGAAACTGGCCGACAGTTTGGGCTGA
- the folP gene encoding dihydropteroate synthase translates to MVHSFLCGRFELDLGRPLVMGIVNVTPDSFSDGGLHNDPDAAIAHAHALIAEGAHILDLGGESTRPGAPAVSADEEKRRLLPVIEALRDCGVPLSIDTFKPEVMRAVLDVGADMINDIYGFRLPGAVQAVADSRCGLCVMHMQGEPGTMQDAPQYADVLGEVRGFLDARADCLLAASVDARRIVLDPGFGFGKTANQNYQLLRGLDSLRDYPLLIGVSRKSMIGAATGRPVGERLPGSIAAALACVARGAAIVRVHDVAATVDALKVWQAAEQGAIFS, encoded by the coding sequence ATGGTCCATTCTTTTTTGTGCGGGCGCTTTGAGCTGGATCTCGGGCGCCCGCTTGTCATGGGTATTGTCAATGTCACGCCTGATTCCTTCTCGGATGGCGGCCTGCACAACGACCCGGACGCAGCCATCGCGCACGCCCATGCCCTGATTGCAGAAGGCGCTCATATCCTCGATCTGGGCGGTGAATCCACACGCCCTGGTGCGCCGGCTGTGTCGGCCGACGAGGAAAAGCGGCGTTTGCTGCCCGTCATCGAGGCGCTGCGTGATTGCGGTGTGCCGCTTTCCATCGACACCTTCAAGCCTGAGGTCATGCGTGCGGTGCTCGATGTCGGCGCCGACATGATCAACGATATCTATGGTTTTCGTCTGCCGGGCGCGGTTCAAGCTGTTGCGGACTCGCGTTGCGGCCTGTGCGTCATGCATATGCAGGGCGAACCGGGTACGATGCAGGACGCGCCGCAATACGCCGATGTCCTGGGTGAGGTGCGCGGTTTCCTTGATGCCCGGGCAGACTGCCTGCTGGCCGCCTCGGTGGATGCGCGGCGCATCGTGCTCGACCCCGGCTTCGGCTTCGGCAAAACCGCGAACCAGAATTATCAGTTACTGCGCGGGCTGGACAGCTTGCGCGACTATCCGCTGCTGATTGGTGTCTCTCGCAAATCCATGATCGGCGCCGCCACCGGACGGCCCGTCGGCGAGCGTCTGCCCGGCAGCATTGCCGCCGCCCTGGCCTGTGTGGCCCGTGGCGCTGCTATCGTGCGCGTGCACGATGTGGCCGCCACGGTGGATGCCCTGAAGGTCTGGCAGGCGGCTGAACAAGGAGCCATCTTTTCATGA
- the ftsH gene encoding ATP-dependent zinc metalloprotease FtsH gives MNNSFSKVAVWMVIALVLFTVFKQFDGRAQSQDGVSYTQFMDDAKAGRIRKVDVQGDVLYVTPDTGRAYTLTSPGDLWMVSDLLKYGVQVSGKAREEPSLLMSIFVSWFPMLLLIGVWVFFMRQMQGGGRGGAFSFGKSRARMLDENTNQVTFADVAGCDEAKEDVQELVDFLRDPSKFQKLGGRIPRGVLMVGSPGTGKTLLARAIAGEAKVPFFSISGSDFVEMFVGVGAARVRDMFENAKKHAPCIIFIDEIDAVGRQRGAGLGGGNDEREQTLNQMLVEMDGFESGQGVIVIAATNRPDVLDPALLRPGRFDRQVVVPLPDIRGREQILKVHMRKVPLSPNVDATILARGTPGFSGADLANLVNEAALFAARRNGRTVDMSDFEKAKDKIIMGAERRSIVMPEEERRNTAYHESGHAIVARLLPKTDPVHKVTIIPRGRALGVTMQLPESDRYSMDKERLLNTIAVLFGGRIAEEVFMHQMTTGASNDFERATAIARDIVTRYGMTDELGPVVYAENEGEVFLGRSVTKTTHMSEATMQKVDNEIRRIIDEQYGVARKILEDNRDKVEVMTHALLEWETIDADQINDIIEGRPPRPPKTPHGGPSDTPDAPASGVAGNTAAAV, from the coding sequence TTGAACAATTCGTTTTCTAAAGTTGCGGTATGGATGGTGATCGCGCTGGTCCTGTTCACGGTATTCAAGCAGTTCGACGGACGTGCTCAGAGCCAGGACGGTGTTAGCTATACCCAGTTCATGGATGACGCCAAAGCTGGCCGCATCCGCAAGGTCGATGTGCAGGGCGACGTGCTTTACGTCACGCCTGACACGGGCCGTGCCTATACCCTGACCTCGCCGGGCGATCTCTGGATGGTCTCCGACTTGCTCAAATATGGTGTGCAGGTTTCGGGCAAGGCCCGCGAAGAGCCCTCGCTCTTGATGAGCATCTTCGTGTCCTGGTTCCCGATGCTGCTTCTGATCGGCGTGTGGGTGTTCTTCATGCGCCAGATGCAGGGCGGCGGCCGTGGCGGCGCATTCAGCTTCGGCAAATCGCGTGCCCGCATGCTCGATGAAAACACCAATCAGGTCACCTTCGCTGACGTCGCCGGTTGCGACGAAGCCAAGGAAGACGTTCAGGAACTGGTTGATTTTCTGCGCGATCCGAGCAAGTTCCAGAAGCTCGGCGGCCGGATTCCTCGCGGCGTGCTGATGGTGGGCTCTCCCGGCACCGGTAAAACGCTGCTCGCCCGCGCCATCGCTGGCGAAGCCAAGGTGCCTTTCTTCAGCATTTCCGGTTCTGACTTCGTCGAAATGTTCGTTGGCGTGGGCGCGGCTCGCGTGCGCGACATGTTCGAAAACGCCAAGAAGCACGCACCCTGCATTATCTTCATCGATGAAATCGACGCAGTCGGCCGCCAGCGTGGCGCCGGTCTGGGTGGCGGTAACGATGAGCGCGAGCAGACCCTGAACCAGATGCTGGTTGAAATGGACGGCTTTGAGTCCGGCCAGGGTGTGATCGTGATCGCTGCCACCAACCGCCCCGACGTGCTTGACCCGGCGCTGCTGCGTCCGGGCCGCTTTGACCGTCAGGTCGTGGTGCCGCTGCCCGATATCCGTGGCCGGGAGCAGATTCTCAAGGTCCACATGCGCAAGGTGCCCTTGTCGCCCAACGTTGACGCCACCATTCTGGCGCGTGGCACGCCTGGTTTTTCGGGCGCGGATCTCGCCAACCTGGTCAACGAGGCGGCGTTGTTCGCGGCTCGTCGCAATGGCCGTACGGTTGACATGTCCGACTTCGAAAAAGCCAAGGACAAAATCATCATGGGCGCCGAGCGCCGCTCTATCGTCATGCCCGAGGAAGAGCGCCGCAATACGGCTTACCACGAGTCCGGCCATGCCATCGTGGCCCGCCTGCTGCCCAAGACCGACCCGGTTCACAAGGTCACCATCATCCCGCGTGGCCGTGCCCTGGGCGTGACGATGCAGTTGCCGGAAAGCGATCGCTACAGCATGGACAAGGAGCGCCTGCTGAACACCATCGCGGTGTTGTTCGGCGGCCGTATCGCTGAAGAAGTCTTTATGCATCAGATGACGACCGGCGCCTCCAACGACTTCGAGCGCGCAACGGCGATCGCCCGCGACATCGTCACCCGCTACGGCATGACCGACGAGCTGGGGCCGGTGGTGTACGCCGAGAACGAGGGTGAGGTGTTCCTGGGCCGCAGCGTGACCAAGACGACCCATATGTCTGAGGCGACCATGCAAAAGGTCGACAACGAGATCCGCCGCATCATCGACGAGCAGTACGGCGTGGCGCGCAAGATCCTCGAAGACAACCGCGACAAGGTCGAGGTCATGACTCACGCCTTGCTCGAATGGGAAACCATCGACGCTGACCAGATCAATGACATCATCGAAGGCCGTCCGCCCCGTCCTCCGAAGACCCCGCACGGTGGTCCCTCGGATACCCCGGATGCGCCGGCCAGTGGCGTCGCGGGCAACACGGCTGCTGCGGTGTAA
- a CDS encoding RlmE family RNA methyltransferase: protein MAKKKFSKDWIHQHINDPYVKLAQQKGYRARAAFKLIEILEVEKLLKKGDVVVDLGSAPGSWSQVVRERLAGPGGVVDGRIIALDLLPMEPIAGVEFFQGDFRDDEVLHELERRVGNHAVDLVISDMAPNLSGVGVADSARIQHVCDLALEFSCAHLKPNGVLIVKAFHGSGFSQIVQSFKQRFKRVVERKPKASRDKSSETFLVARDLKDPVLNQTTE from the coding sequence ATGGCCAAAAAGAAATTCTCCAAAGACTGGATTCATCAGCACATCAATGACCCTTATGTGAAGCTGGCGCAACAAAAGGGCTATCGTGCCCGCGCCGCCTTCAAGCTGATCGAGATCCTCGAAGTCGAAAAACTGCTCAAAAAGGGCGATGTGGTGGTCGATCTCGGATCGGCGCCAGGTAGCTGGTCGCAAGTCGTGCGCGAGCGTCTGGCCGGCCCGGGAGGGGTGGTCGACGGGCGCATCATCGCCCTTGATTTACTTCCCATGGAGCCGATTGCCGGGGTCGAGTTCTTCCAGGGCGACTTCCGCGACGACGAAGTGCTGCATGAACTAGAGCGGCGCGTCGGAAATCACGCGGTAGATCTTGTAATCTCGGATATGGCCCCCAACTTGTCGGGCGTAGGGGTGGCAGATTCCGCCCGGATACAGCACGTCTGTGATCTGGCCCTGGAATTTTCCTGCGCGCATCTCAAGCCTAATGGTGTCTTGATCGTCAAGGCTTTCCATGGCAGCGGGTTCTCGCAGATCGTCCAGTCTTTCAAGCAGCGTTTCAAGCGGGTCGTCGAGCGCAAGCCCAAGGCGTCGCGTGATAAATCCTCTGAAACTTTCCTCGTGGCGCGTGATCTGAAGGACCCGGTCTTGAATCAAACGACAGAATAA
- a CDS encoding YhbY family RNA-binding protein, translated as MPILELTSRERSDLRSAAHPLKPVVLIGDAGLTDAVLKEIDRALNAHELIKVRAGGDDRDTREELLASICDTLSCAPVHHLGKTLILFRPSNATPAEASSGKRRANEPHTPKKMAAEGKSLSKSRSRKPTEAETASPRAVPLNEKGRPMRPSTRKPKAADAHGIPRRAGSALSLRAGARSGTSARGGLQRARVIKSK; from the coding sequence ATGCCTATATTAGAACTCACCTCACGCGAGCGTAGCGATCTTCGTTCCGCCGCCCACCCCCTGAAGCCCGTCGTGCTGATTGGCGACGCCGGCCTGACCGACGCCGTCCTGAAAGAAATCGACCGCGCCCTCAACGCCCACGAGCTCATCAAGGTCCGGGCTGGCGGCGACGACCGCGACACCCGCGAAGAGCTGCTCGCGAGCATCTGCGATACGCTGTCTTGCGCGCCGGTCCACCATTTGGGCAAAACCCTGATTCTATTCCGTCCTTCGAACGCCACGCCGGCCGAGGCGTCTTCCGGCAAGCGCCGCGCCAATGAGCCGCACACGCCCAAGAAGATGGCCGCCGAAGGCAAGTCGCTCTCGAAGAGCCGCTCGCGCAAGCCCACCGAGGCCGAAACGGCCTCGCCGCGCGCCGTGCCCCTCAATGAGAAAGGCCGCCCGATGCGCCCGTCTACCCGCAAGCCCAAGGCGGCTGACGCACATGGCATTCCGCGCCGCGCAGGCAGCGCGCTGTCCTTGCGCGCTGGCGCGCGCAGCGGCACCAGCGCCCGGGGCGGCCTGCAGCGCGCCCGCGTGATCAAGAGCAAATAA
- the greA gene encoding transcription elongation factor GreA, producing the protein MSAIPLTVRGAERLNQELHRLKTIERPAVINAIAEARAQGDLSENAEYDAARERQAFIEGRIAELEGTLSNAHLIDPSALDAEGRAVFGATVEIEDLDSGDRLTYQIVGDVEADIKSNLISVSSPVARALIGKSEGDVVEVKAPAGLREYEVIGVRYL; encoded by the coding sequence ATGTCTGCCATTCCTTTGACAGTGCGCGGGGCCGAGCGCTTGAACCAAGAGCTGCACCGGCTGAAAACCATTGAACGTCCGGCTGTGATCAATGCGATCGCTGAAGCCCGGGCCCAGGGTGACCTGTCGGAAAATGCCGAATATGACGCTGCCCGTGAGCGTCAAGCCTTTATCGAAGGCCGTATCGCCGAGCTCGAAGGCACGCTCTCCAATGCGCATCTGATCGATCCGTCCGCCCTGGATGCGGAAGGCCGCGCCGTGTTTGGCGCAACCGTCGAAATCGAAGACCTGGATTCGGGTGACCGCCTGACCTACCAGATCGTCGGTGACGTCGAAGCCGATATCAAGTCCAACCTGATTTCGGTGTCTAGTCCGGTAGCCCGCGCCCTGATCGGCAAGTCCGAAGGCGATGTGGTCGAAGTGAAAGCCCCTGCGGGCTTGCGTGAGTACGAAGTGATCGGCGTGCGCTACCTCTAA